Genomic segment of Kibdelosporangium phytohabitans:
CACGTCCACGTCAGTTTGATGAGCAGCGCGTGCTGTCAGCTGTGCAAGCGGCGTTCTGGGACAAAGGCTACGCGGGCACCTCGCTCGAAGATCTCCTCGCGGCCAGCGGACTGGGCAAAGGGAGTCTGTACGGGGCGTTCGGGGACAAGAAGAGCTTGTTCTTGCTTGTGCTGCGCAAGTACGACCAGGCCAATGATCACATGCTGCGGACGTGGCTCGAGCAAGCCGATCGCGGTATCGACGTGATCCGGAACTTCGTGACCGGGCCCGTGCGTGATCCCAGTCGCGAACAGGCCCGCCGGGGTTGCCTTCTCGCCAACACGGCCATGGAACTCTCGCGAGCGCCGCCGACGTGGCCGCGGAAGCGCGCCGCAGCTACGCCTCGACCACTGCCGCGCTGACCGACGCCGTACGGCGAGCGCAGCGCGAGGGCGACGTCGCACCGCATCTCGACCCGGACGTCACTGCTCGTGCGGTGCTGTCCGCTGATCATGCTCGGTCGAATCGGTCAGGACCCGGCCGCGTTGCCGGCCACGGCCAAAGCTCTGCTCGACGGCCTGCTGCCTGCGCCCTGACACCCTCGGCACGGTGGCGTGCGGCACACCCTTTCGCGAGTTATCGACTGCGCTGAAAGGCAAGGTCGCGGTCGTGACCGGGGCGAACGCGGGTATCGGGCTGGCGATCAACGTCGAGGGCTCGCTGTTCACCGTGCAGAAGGCGTTGCCGCTGCTGTCGCCAGGGGCGTCGATCATCCTCACCGGGTCGACGGCGATCTCGCGCCCCCAGTCGTACCTGCCGGTGTACGGCGCGACCAAGGCCGCGATCCGCAACCTGGTTCGCGGGTTCGCCCATGACGCGGGGGCGCGTCAGTACCGGATCAACGTGCTCTCGCCCGGCGGTACCCGCACGCAGGGCCTGCAAGAGCTGATCTCGCCCGAAGAGCTCACCGCCGCCGGGGCGTCGGTTCCGCTCGGCCGACTGGCTGAACCCGAGGAGATCGCCGCGGCAGCCGTCTTCCTCGCCTCGGACGCGTCCAGCTACGTCAACGGGGCCGAACTCGCGGTGGACGGCGGCTTCGCCCAGATCTGACGCAGGCCGGCACACGGCGGAAGTCGTGGGGGAACCGGGTTGTGCGCAGGCGTGGGTGCTCAGCCGGCTCGTCGCAACGCCGTTCGATCATGTTCAGGACTGTGCCGCCGGAGCTGACGCGGACAGGACTCTTGCCGCCAGAGCGACGTC
This window contains:
- a CDS encoding TetR/AcrR family transcriptional regulator, with translation MGGSIDFMPRPRQFDEQRVLSAVQAAFWDKGYAGTSLEDLLAASGLGKGSLYGAFGDKKSLFLLVLRKYDQANDHMLRTWLEQADRGIDVIRNFVTGPVRDPSREQARRGCLLANTAMELSRAPPTWPRKRAAATPRPLPR
- a CDS encoding SDR family NAD(P)-dependent oxidoreductase, yielding MACGTPFRELSTALKGKVAVVTGANAGIGLAINVEGSLFTVQKALPLLSPGASIILTGSTAISRPQSYLPVYGATKAAIRNLVRGFAHDAGARQYRINVLSPGGTRTQGLQELISPEELTAAGASVPLGRLAEPEEIAAAAVFLASDASSYVNGAELAVDGGFAQI